A stretch of Vigna angularis cultivar LongXiaoDou No.4 chromosome 4, ASM1680809v1, whole genome shotgun sequence DNA encodes these proteins:
- the LOC108331339 gene encoding auxin-responsive protein SAUR76, translating to MSKGGKLTKLKSVLKKWNSFSSKQTQATITSVASDGDSSSLRPVYVGKTRRQYLVSAEVVGHPLFRELVDRSRDSSSEEEEDSINVACEVVLFEHLLWMLHNADPQPESLDELADFYAC from the coding sequence ATGTCGAAAGGAGGAAAACTAACCAAGCTGAAGTCAGTGCTCAAGAAATGGAACTCCTTCAGCAGCAAACAGACCCAAGCCACCATCACCTCCGTAGCCAGCGACGGTGACTCCTCGTCGCTCCGCCCCGTGTACGTTGGGAAGACGCGGCGGCAGTACCTGGTGAGCGCGGAGGTTGTCGGACACCCGCTGTTCCGGGAGCTGGTGGACAGGTCCCGCGACAGCAGctcggaggaggaggaggacaGCATCAACGTGGCGTGCGAGGTTGTTCTGTTCGAACACTTGCTCTGGATGCTCCACAACGCCGATCCTCAACCTGAGTCGCTGGACGAACTCGCCGATTTTTACGCCTGCTGA
- the LOC108331593 gene encoding sucrose synthase isoform X2, whose product MAHHPLTHSHSFRERIDETLSGNRNEILALLSRLEAKGKGILQHHQVIAEFEEIPEENRKKLQDGAFGEVLRSTQEAIVLPPFVALAVRPRPGVWEYLRVNLHMLVVDELRPAEYLRFKEELVEGTANGNFVLELDFEPFNASFPRPTLNKSIGNGVEFLNRHLSAKLFHDKESMQPLLEFLRLHSYKGTTMMLNDKVQNLNSLQHVLRKAEEYLTSVAPATPYSEFESRFQEIGLERGWGDTAERVLEMIQLLLDLLEAPDPCTLETFLGRVPMVFNVVILSPHGYFAQDNVLGYPDTGGQVVYILDQVRALENEMLNRIKKQGLDITPRILIITRLLPDAVGTTCGERLERVYDTEYCDILRVPFRTEKGIVRKWISRFEVWPYLETYAEDVAVELAKELQAKPDLIVGNYSDGNIVASLLAHKLGVTQCTIAHALEKTKYPESDIYWKKFEEKYHFSCQFTADLFAMNHTDFIITSTFQEIAGSKDTVGQYESHTAFTLPGLYRVVHGIDVFDPKFNIVSPGADMGIYFPYTETERRLTNFHPEIEELLYSSVENEEHICVLKDRNKPIIFTMARLDRVKNITGLVEWYGKNARLRELVNLVVVAGDRRKESKDLEEKAEMKKMYGLIETYKLNGQFRWISSQMNRVRNGELYRVICDTKGAFVQPAVYEAFGLTVVEAMTCGLPTFATFNGGPAEIIVHGKSGYHIDPYHGDRAAEILVDFFEKSKADPSHWDKISEGGLKRIQEKYTWQIYSDRLLTLTGVYGFWKHVTNLERRESKRYLEMFYALKYRKLAESVPLAIEE is encoded by the exons ATGGCGCATCATCCTTTGACGCACTCTCACTCTTTCCGCGAGAGGATTGATGAAACTCTCTCGGGTAACAGGAATGAAATTTTGGCCCTTCTGTCAAG GCTTGAAGCCAAGGGCAAGGGAATCCTGCAACACCACCAGGTCATTGCAGAGTTTGAAGAAATCCCTGAGGAGAACAGGAAGAAGCTGCAAGATGGAGCCTTTGGAGAAGTTTTGAGATCTACACAG GAAGCCATAGTGCTGCCACCTTTTGTTGCTCTGGCTGTTCGACCAAGGCCTGGTGTTTGGGAGTATCTACGTGTGAATTTGCACATGCTTGTCGTTGATGAGCTACGTCCTGCTGAGTATCTGCGTTTCAAGGAGGAACTTGTTGAGGGAAC TGCTAACGGGAACTTTGTGCTTGAGTTGGACTTTGAACCATTTAATGCCTCTTTCCCTCGTCCAACTCTGAACAAGTCCATTGGGAATGGCGTGGAGTTCCTCAACCGCCATCTTTCAGCCAAACTCTTCCATGACAAGGAGAGCATGCAGCCACTGCTTGAATTCCTCAGGCTTCACAGTTACAAGGGCACG ACTATGATGCTGAATGACAAAGTTCAGAACCTGAATTCTCTCCAACATGTTTTGAGAAAAGCAGAAGAGTATCTAACTTCTGTTGCTCCTGCAACGCCCTACTCAGAATTTGAAAGCAGATTCCAGGAGATTGGTTTGGAGAGGGGATGGGGTGACACCGCCGAGCGGGTCCTCGAGATGATCCAGCTTCTCTTGGATCTTCTAGAGGCACCTGATCCTTGCACCCTTGAGACATTCCTTGGAAGAGTCCCTATGGTCTTCAATGTTGTAATCCTTTCTCCCCATGGTTACTTTGCCCAAGATAATGTCTTGGGATACCCTGATACTGGTGGGCAG GTTGTTTACATCCTGGATCAAGTTCGTGCCTTGGAGAATGAGATGCTCAACCGCATCAAGAAACAAGGCTTGGATATCACTCCTCGTATTCTCATT ATCACTCGTCTTCTCCCTGATGCAGTAGGAACAACCTGTGGCGAACGTCTAGAGAGGGTATATGATACTGAATATTGTGACATTCTCCGAGTTCCTTTCAGAACAGAGAAGGGAATTGTTCGCAAATGGATCTCGAGATTCGAAGTCTGGCCATACCTAGAGACTTATGCTGAG GATGTTGCTGTTGAACTTGCTAAGGAGTTGCAAGCCAAGCCAGATCTGATTGTTGGAAACTACAGTGATGGAAACATTGTTGCCTCTTTGTTAGCACATAAATTAGGAGTAACTCAG TGTACCATTGCTCATGCTCTAGAAAAGACCAAATACCCCGAGTCTGACATTTACTGGAAAAAATTCGAAGAGAAATATCACTTTTCATGCCAATTTACTGCTGATCTTTTTGCAATGAACCACACAGACTTTATCATCACCAGCACCTTCCAAGAGATTGCTGGGAG CAAGGATACTGTTGGACAGTACGAGAGTCACACTGCCTTCACCCTTCCTGGTCTTTACCGAGTTGTTCACGGTATTGATGTCTTTGATCCAAAGTTCAACATTGTTTCTCCAGGAGCTGATATGGGCATATACTTCCCATACACTGAAACTGAGCGTAGGTTAACAAATTTCCACCCTGAGATTGAAGAGCTTCTTTACAGCTCAGTGGAGAACGAGGAACACAT ATGTGTATTGAAGGACCGCAACAAGCCAATCATCTTCACCATGGCAAGACTTGACCGTGTGAAGAACATCACAGGACTTGTTGAGTGGTACGGAAAGAACGCTCGGCTCCGGGAGTTGGTCAATCTAGTTGTTGTTGCTGGAGACAGGAGGAAGGAGTCGAAGGACTTGGAAGAGAAGGCTGAGATGAAGAAGATGTATGGCCTCATCGAGACCTACAAGTTGAATGGCCAATTCAGATGGATCTCCTCTCAGATGAACAGAGTTAGAAATGGAGAGCTCTATCGTGTAATTTGTGACACAAAGGGTGCTTTTGTGCAGCCTGCAGTTTATGAAGCCTTTGGGTTGACAGTGGTTGAAGCCATGACTTGTGGATTGCCAACATTTGCCACATTCAATGGTGGTCCTGCTGAGATCATCGTGCATGGAAAATCTGGATACCACATTGACCCCTACCATGGTGACCGTGCTGCTGAGATCCTTGTTGACTTCTTTGAGAAGAGCAAAGCAGACCCATCTCACTGGGACAAAATCTCCGAGGGAGGACTCAAGCGTATTCAAGAGAA GTACACATGGCAGATTTACTCTGACAGGCTCTTGACACTGACGGGTGTCTATGGCTTCTGGAAGCATGTCACCAACCTTGAACGCCGTGAGAGCAAACGTTACCTCGAGATGTTCTATGCTCTCAAGTACCGCAAATTG GCTGAGTCTGTTCCCCTTGCCATTGAAGAGTAA
- the LOC108331593 gene encoding sucrose synthase isoform X1 produces MAHHPLTHSHSFRERIDETLSGNRNEILALLSRLEAKGKGILQHHQVIAEFEEIPEENRKKLQDGAFGEVLRSTQEAIVLPPFVALAVRPRPGVWEYLRVNLHMLVVDELRPAEYLRFKEELVEGTANGNFVLELDFEPFNASFPRPTLNKSIGNGVEFLNRHLSAKLFHDKESMQPLLEFLRLHSYKGTTMMLNDKVQNLNSLQHVLRKAEEYLTSVAPATPYSEFESRFQEIGLERGWGDTAERVLEMIQLLLDLLEAPDPCTLETFLGRVPMVFNVVILSPHGYFAQDNVLGYPDTGGQVVYILDQVRALENEMLNRIKKQGLDITPRILIITRLLPDAVGTTCGERLERVYDTEYCDILRVPFRTEKGIVRKWISRFEVWPYLETYAEDVAVELAKELQAKPDLIVGNYSDGNIVASLLAHKLGVTQCTIAHALEKTKYPESDIYWKKFEEKYHFSCQFTADLFAMNHTDFIITSTFQEIAGSKDTVGQYESHTAFTLPGLYRVVHGIDVFDPKFNIVSPGADMGIYFPYTETERRLTNFHPEIEELLYSSVENEEHICVLKDRNKPIIFTMARLDRVKNITGLVEWYGKNARLRELVNLVVVAGDRRKESKDLEEKAEMKKMYGLIETYKLNGQFRWISSQMNRVRNGELYRVICDTKGAFVQPAVYEAFGLTVVEAMTCGLPTFATFNGGPAEIIVHGKSGYHIDPYHGDRAAEILVDFFEKSKADPSHWDKISEGGLKRIQEKYTWQIYSDRLLTLTGVYGFWKHVTNLERRESKRYLEMFYALKYRKLVCYFSHSTVDSMLSLTN; encoded by the exons ATGGCGCATCATCCTTTGACGCACTCTCACTCTTTCCGCGAGAGGATTGATGAAACTCTCTCGGGTAACAGGAATGAAATTTTGGCCCTTCTGTCAAG GCTTGAAGCCAAGGGCAAGGGAATCCTGCAACACCACCAGGTCATTGCAGAGTTTGAAGAAATCCCTGAGGAGAACAGGAAGAAGCTGCAAGATGGAGCCTTTGGAGAAGTTTTGAGATCTACACAG GAAGCCATAGTGCTGCCACCTTTTGTTGCTCTGGCTGTTCGACCAAGGCCTGGTGTTTGGGAGTATCTACGTGTGAATTTGCACATGCTTGTCGTTGATGAGCTACGTCCTGCTGAGTATCTGCGTTTCAAGGAGGAACTTGTTGAGGGAAC TGCTAACGGGAACTTTGTGCTTGAGTTGGACTTTGAACCATTTAATGCCTCTTTCCCTCGTCCAACTCTGAACAAGTCCATTGGGAATGGCGTGGAGTTCCTCAACCGCCATCTTTCAGCCAAACTCTTCCATGACAAGGAGAGCATGCAGCCACTGCTTGAATTCCTCAGGCTTCACAGTTACAAGGGCACG ACTATGATGCTGAATGACAAAGTTCAGAACCTGAATTCTCTCCAACATGTTTTGAGAAAAGCAGAAGAGTATCTAACTTCTGTTGCTCCTGCAACGCCCTACTCAGAATTTGAAAGCAGATTCCAGGAGATTGGTTTGGAGAGGGGATGGGGTGACACCGCCGAGCGGGTCCTCGAGATGATCCAGCTTCTCTTGGATCTTCTAGAGGCACCTGATCCTTGCACCCTTGAGACATTCCTTGGAAGAGTCCCTATGGTCTTCAATGTTGTAATCCTTTCTCCCCATGGTTACTTTGCCCAAGATAATGTCTTGGGATACCCTGATACTGGTGGGCAG GTTGTTTACATCCTGGATCAAGTTCGTGCCTTGGAGAATGAGATGCTCAACCGCATCAAGAAACAAGGCTTGGATATCACTCCTCGTATTCTCATT ATCACTCGTCTTCTCCCTGATGCAGTAGGAACAACCTGTGGCGAACGTCTAGAGAGGGTATATGATACTGAATATTGTGACATTCTCCGAGTTCCTTTCAGAACAGAGAAGGGAATTGTTCGCAAATGGATCTCGAGATTCGAAGTCTGGCCATACCTAGAGACTTATGCTGAG GATGTTGCTGTTGAACTTGCTAAGGAGTTGCAAGCCAAGCCAGATCTGATTGTTGGAAACTACAGTGATGGAAACATTGTTGCCTCTTTGTTAGCACATAAATTAGGAGTAACTCAG TGTACCATTGCTCATGCTCTAGAAAAGACCAAATACCCCGAGTCTGACATTTACTGGAAAAAATTCGAAGAGAAATATCACTTTTCATGCCAATTTACTGCTGATCTTTTTGCAATGAACCACACAGACTTTATCATCACCAGCACCTTCCAAGAGATTGCTGGGAG CAAGGATACTGTTGGACAGTACGAGAGTCACACTGCCTTCACCCTTCCTGGTCTTTACCGAGTTGTTCACGGTATTGATGTCTTTGATCCAAAGTTCAACATTGTTTCTCCAGGAGCTGATATGGGCATATACTTCCCATACACTGAAACTGAGCGTAGGTTAACAAATTTCCACCCTGAGATTGAAGAGCTTCTTTACAGCTCAGTGGAGAACGAGGAACACAT ATGTGTATTGAAGGACCGCAACAAGCCAATCATCTTCACCATGGCAAGACTTGACCGTGTGAAGAACATCACAGGACTTGTTGAGTGGTACGGAAAGAACGCTCGGCTCCGGGAGTTGGTCAATCTAGTTGTTGTTGCTGGAGACAGGAGGAAGGAGTCGAAGGACTTGGAAGAGAAGGCTGAGATGAAGAAGATGTATGGCCTCATCGAGACCTACAAGTTGAATGGCCAATTCAGATGGATCTCCTCTCAGATGAACAGAGTTAGAAATGGAGAGCTCTATCGTGTAATTTGTGACACAAAGGGTGCTTTTGTGCAGCCTGCAGTTTATGAAGCCTTTGGGTTGACAGTGGTTGAAGCCATGACTTGTGGATTGCCAACATTTGCCACATTCAATGGTGGTCCTGCTGAGATCATCGTGCATGGAAAATCTGGATACCACATTGACCCCTACCATGGTGACCGTGCTGCTGAGATCCTTGTTGACTTCTTTGAGAAGAGCAAAGCAGACCCATCTCACTGGGACAAAATCTCCGAGGGAGGACTCAAGCGTATTCAAGAGAA GTACACATGGCAGATTTACTCTGACAGGCTCTTGACACTGACGGGTGTCTATGGCTTCTGGAAGCATGTCACCAACCTTGAACGCCGTGAGAGCAAACGTTACCTCGAGATGTTCTATGCTCTCAAGTACCGCAAATTGGTATGTTACTTCTCTCATTCCACAGTTGATTCAATGCTTTCACTTACGAACTAG